The following DNA comes from Kitasatospora sp. NBC_01287.
CTGCAGTCCTGCTTCGCGCACGAGTCGCAGCTGGACCTGCTGGCCGCGCGGCTGGGCCTCACGCCGCTGGAGATCCGCCGCCGCAACGTGCTGGCCACCGGTGACGCGCTGCCCACCGGACAGGCCGTCACCTGCCCGGCCCCGGTGGCCGCGCTGCTGGACGCGGTGGCCGAGGTGCCGCTGCCCGCCCTGCCGCTGGACGAGCCCGACACCGAGTGGCTGCTGCCCGGCGGCCCCGGCGGCGCGGGCGACCCGTCGGCGGTGCGCCGCGGCATCGGCTACGCGGTGGGCATGGCGCACATGCTCGGCGCCGAGGGCACGGACGAGGTCTCCACCGCGACCGTGCGGGTCAGCGGCGACCACGCCACGGTGATCTGCGCGGCGGTGGACGCGGGACAGGGCTTCGCCACGCTGGCCCGGCAGATCGTGCAGTCGGTGCTCGGCGTCTCCGAGGTCTACGTCGCCCCGGCGGACAGCGACCAGTCGATCGCCGGCCCCTCGGCCCGCGGCCGGCACACCTGGGTCTCCGGCGGGGCGGTGGAGAAGGCCGCGCTGATGGTGCGCCACCAGTTGCTGGCGCCGATCGCCGCCGACTTCGGCATGTCGGTCGAGCTGCTCTCGATCGCCGACGGCAAGATCACCTCCTACGACGGCGTGCTCGGCATGCCGGTCACCGAGGCGCTGGAGGGCAAGGAGCTCTGGGCTACCGCCCAGTGCCGCCCGCACCCCACCGAGCCGCTGGACGAGAACGGACAGGGCGACGCCTTCGTCTCGATCGCCTTCTGCGCGATGCGCGCGGTGGTGGACGTGGACATCGAGCTCGGCGCGGTCCGGGTGGTCGACGTCACGGTCGCCCAGGACGTGGGCCGGGCGCTCAACCCGGGCCAGATCGAGGACCGGATCGAGGCGGGGGTGGCCCAGGGTGTGGGCCTGGCCCTGCTGGAGGACCTGCGCAGCACCGGCGGCCTGCTGGTCAACCCCTCGCTGACCGGCTACCGCCTGCCCACCGCGCTGGACACCCCCGAGGTGCGGATCGCCGCGCTGCTGGAGGAGCGCGACGTGGTCGCCACCTTCGGCGCGAAGGCGGTCAGCGCCGCTCCTGCCGTGGTCGCCCCCGCCGCCGTCGCCGCCGCGGTCCGCGCGGCCACCAACCTCCCGATCGGCCGGCTGCCGATCCTGCCGGAGGACGCGGTGGTCCTGGCCGGCTGACCGTCGCCCGGGAATTCCCGCCAGGGGAATTCCCGGGTCCGGTGCTCCCGGTCCGCGACCGGAATTCCCCGGCACCCGATCGCCTCCTGAACGCGCCACGCCGGACCGCTTCCGGAAATGCCGGAATTCCGGTCGGCGAATCGCTCACCGACCGGAATTCCGGAGGACATGTCGTGGAGGCCATGGCGGGAATCGAACCCGCGTACGCCGCTTTGCAGACGGCTCCCTGAACCATTCGGGCACACGGCCGGGCGATGGGCGCTGAGCGCCCGCCGGGTCAGCTGTGGCAGGGGCGACAACAGGAGAGGGCGGGGCGGGTGATCGTGGCGGTCATCGCGGGCTCCTCTCGTCATCGGCTTTCCGTCGTGCTTTCTGAATTCAGTTTGGCGCTCCGGGGGCGGGGGCGTCAATAGCCGAATGTGACGGCCGCATGAAGTCCTAGGACCAGCGGTGGAGGGCGTTCGGGACCGCAGGTCAGGAGTCAACTGGCCCGACGGCACTTACCATGGCAGTCATGACCACAGCCACGCAGACCTCGACGACGCCGTCCCGCCCGGCGGACGACGGCGCCCAAGGGGTGCTGGGCCCCCACTACCGGGCGCTCACCCTGGGGATCGTCTCGGTCGTGCTGCTGCTCGCCTTCGAGGCGACGGCGGTCAACACCGCGATGCCGGTGGCGGCCCGCCAGCTGCACGGGCTCGGCCTCTACGCGTTCGCCTTCTCCGGCTACTTCACCAGCACCCTCTTCGCCATGGTGCTGTCGGGGGAGTGGTGCGACCGGCGCGGGCCGGTGCTGCCGCTCTTCGCGGGGATCGGGGTGTTCGCGGGCGGCCTGGTGGTGGCGGGCACCGCGGGCAGCATGTGGCTCTTCGTCGGCGGCCGGGCGATCCAGGGGCTGGGCGGCGGGCTGGTCATCGTCGCGCTCTACGTGGTGGTGGGGCGGGCCTTCCCCGAGCGGCTGCGGCCCGCCGTGTTCGCGGCCTTCTCGGCCGCCTGGGTGCTGCCCTCGATCGTCGGCCCGGTGGTCTCGGGGGCGGTCACCCAGCACCTGGGGTGGCGCTGGGTCTTCCTGGCCGTCCCGGCCCTGGTGGTGCTGCCGCTGGCGGTGATGGGCCCGGCGCTGCGCCGGGCCGAGCGGCAGCAACCGCCGGCACCCGGCGGCGCGCTGAACCGGCGGCGGATCGCGCTCGCCGCGATGGCCGCGCTCGGCGCCGGGCTGCTGCAGTACGCGGGTGAGCGGCTGGACCTGCTCGGGCTGGTGCCGGCCGCCGCGGGCGCCGGGCTGCTGGTGCCGGCCGTGCTGCGGCTGCTGCCGCCCGGCACGCTGCGGGCCGGGCGCGGTCTGCCGACGCTGATCCTGCTGCGCGGTGTGGCGGCCGGGGCGTTCTTCGCCGCCGAGGCGTTCATCCCGCTGATG
Coding sequences within:
- a CDS encoding xanthine dehydrogenase family protein molybdopterin-binding subunit, with product MSAPTDPTAATGTPAGAATAAEPTERPFGLGSSPLRTDALPKALGIYPYAADLWAEGLLWGAVLRSPHPHARIVSVDTSAALAIPGVHAVLTAADLPAPTLPSDRPVLAAEVVRHQGEPVAAVAADHPDTARLAAASIAVEYQLLDALTDPEQAFHGPALHPDGNLLRHLPLRTGDPEVVGEVVVEGLYQVGRQDPAPIGAEAGLAVPRPDGGVELHLSSTDPHGDRERTAACLGLEPDRVRLVVTGVPGATADREDRSFQTTLALLALRTGRPVKMTLTREESFQTHAARHPALLRYRHHADAQGRLVKVEAQILLDGGAYADVSAEVLAAATAFSVGPYVCPNVFVDAWAVRTNNPPAGRLRGEGSLQSCFAHESQLDLLAARLGLTPLEIRRRNVLATGDALPTGQAVTCPAPVAALLDAVAEVPLPALPLDEPDTEWLLPGGPGGAGDPSAVRRGIGYAVGMAHMLGAEGTDEVSTATVRVSGDHATVICAAVDAGQGFATLARQIVQSVLGVSEVYVAPADSDQSIAGPSARGRHTWVSGGAVEKAALMVRHQLLAPIAADFGMSVELLSIADGKITSYDGVLGMPVTEALEGKELWATAQCRPHPTEPLDENGQGDAFVSIAFCAMRAVVDVDIELGAVRVVDVTVAQDVGRALNPGQIEDRIEAGVAQGVGLALLEDLRSTGGLLVNPSLTGYRLPTALDTPEVRIAALLEERDVVATFGAKAVSAAPAVVAPAAVAAAVRAATNLPIGRLPILPEDAVVLAG
- a CDS encoding MFS transporter, translating into MTTATQTSTTPSRPADDGAQGVLGPHYRALTLGIVSVVLLLAFEATAVNTAMPVAARQLHGLGLYAFAFSGYFTSTLFAMVLSGEWCDRRGPVLPLFAGIGVFAGGLVVAGTAGSMWLFVGGRAIQGLGGGLVIVALYVVVGRAFPERLRPAVFAAFSAAWVLPSIVGPVVSGAVTQHLGWRWVFLAVPALVVLPLAVMGPALRRAERQQPPAPGGALNRRRIALAAMAALGAGLLQYAGERLDLLGLVPAAAGAGLLVPAVLRLLPPGTLRAGRGLPTLILLRGVAAGAFFAAEAFIPLMMVTQRHLSPTLAGLTLTSGGLSWALGSWLQGRPGAERYRERLIRLGFLLTALAIAGAALVLIPAAPTWTAAAAWAFGGIGMGLSVSTISVLMMKLSPPQAAGSNSASLQMSDALGNVLLVGLAGVLFAALGGGAVAAADAAGEGGGARAGFAAIFLTMTAVALLGAALSGRVRPRG